A single window of Streptomyces cathayae DNA harbors:
- a CDS encoding maltokinase N-terminal cap-like domain-containing protein, with translation MTKAAFLRPRSAPAGSMESFTGLLREWLPGQRWFAGKDRPVTDLHVLSMTELFPGCLHLLVHAGHGGVPSPGNTPWAGDCYQLLLGVREHPTPRLGRALIGRVQDGPLAGRTVYDALHDPRSAQLLLERLRYPGTTGPLHFECDAAQPGPGAGLVPRLLDAEQSNSSLVYGEEFILKVFRRIQPGVNPDLEVPGALSRQGCHRVPAPVAWLRTTHPFKATLGVLQPFLRDASDGWTLALDALAAGDDFTAQSYALGRATADVHLALASAFPVGGPGENGPTATAMTERLTAAAHSVPVLQPFVPGLKAAFAALALCDPGPAAQRIHGDLHLGQVLRAGRDWFVIDFEGEPSRPLSERRSAHSPLRDIAGMLRSFDYAARQRRPWRPEWARRCREAYCAGYAARSGWDPRKKHGLLRAYETDRAVYEVLYEARHRPDWLPVPMAAIERLAVRGD, from the coding sequence ATGACGAAGGCCGCGTTCCTGCGCCCGCGCAGCGCACCCGCCGGGTCCATGGAGTCGTTCACCGGGCTGCTGCGCGAGTGGCTGCCGGGGCAGCGCTGGTTCGCCGGCAAGGACCGTCCCGTCACCGACCTCCATGTGCTGTCGATGACGGAGCTGTTCCCGGGCTGTCTGCACCTGCTGGTCCACGCGGGCCACGGCGGCGTGCCCTCCCCCGGCAACACTCCCTGGGCCGGTGACTGCTACCAGCTCCTCCTCGGTGTGCGGGAGCACCCGACGCCGCGCCTCGGCCGGGCCCTCATCGGCAGGGTGCAGGACGGGCCGCTGGCCGGGCGGACGGTCTACGACGCCCTCCACGACCCCCGTTCGGCCCAGCTGCTCCTGGAGCGGCTGCGGTACCCCGGCACGACCGGGCCCCTGCACTTCGAGTGCGACGCGGCCCAGCCGGGGCCCGGCGCCGGGCTGGTACCACGTCTGCTGGACGCCGAGCAGTCCAACTCCTCGCTGGTGTACGGCGAGGAGTTCATCCTGAAGGTCTTCCGGCGGATCCAGCCCGGAGTCAACCCGGATCTGGAGGTACCGGGCGCGCTGTCCCGGCAGGGCTGCCACCGGGTTCCCGCCCCGGTGGCCTGGTTGCGGACCACGCATCCGTTCAAGGCGACGCTCGGTGTCCTCCAGCCGTTCCTGCGGGACGCCTCCGACGGCTGGACGCTGGCCCTGGACGCACTGGCCGCCGGGGACGACTTCACCGCCCAGTCGTACGCCCTCGGCCGGGCCACGGCGGACGTGCACCTGGCGCTGGCCTCGGCCTTCCCCGTCGGTGGCCCCGGGGAGAACGGGCCGACGGCGACGGCGATGACCGAGCGGCTGACGGCCGCCGCGCACTCCGTCCCCGTCCTCCAGCCGTTCGTGCCCGGCCTGAAGGCCGCGTTCGCCGCACTCGCGCTCTGCGACCCCGGGCCGGCCGCCCAGCGCATCCACGGTGACCTGCACCTCGGGCAGGTGCTGCGGGCCGGACGCGACTGGTTCGTCATCGACTTCGAGGGCGAGCCGTCCCGGCCGCTCTCCGAACGGCGCAGCGCCCACTCCCCCCTGCGGGACATCGCCGGGATGCTGCGCTCGTTCGACTACGCCGCCCGCCAGCGGCGCCCCTGGCGCCCGGAGTGGGCGCGCCGCTGCCGCGAGGCCTACTGCGCGGGCTACGCGGCGCGCTCCGGCTGGGACCCGCGAAAGAAGCACGGCCTGCTCCGCGCCTACGAGACGGACCGTGCCGTGTACGAGGTGCTGTACGAGGCCCGGCACCGACCCGACTGGCTGCCCGTACCCATGGCGGCGATCGAGCGCCTCGCCGTGAGAGGAGACTGA